In a genomic window of Pangasianodon hypophthalmus isolate fPanHyp1 chromosome 19, fPanHyp1.pri, whole genome shotgun sequence:
- the LOC113523951 gene encoding uncharacterized protein LOC113523951, translating to MIALFVALYSLLCLCTAGKTSDIKELDVKTVKRGENVTMECNISRVKDKDKVAWYRQSFGKLPQLFARPYSSKLGYTFDEAFKDSRFSITVNEHKFDLYIIKMVEDDGGDYFCGELEGNALKFTSGTRLQFEAEEMKLCPTPGTVNKNTDSVTLQGSDSSDGKGNSCTDQMHVLFWLSIVRVGVLAFMIIVFPIILLVFKLRSN from the exons ATGATCGCACTCTTTGTCGCTCTTTACTCTCTGCTTTGTCTCTGCACAGCTG GAAAAACTTCTGACATCAAGGAGCTTGATGTGAAAACAGTAAAGCGTGGAGAAAATGTAACTATGGAGTGTAACATTAGCAGGGTCAAAGACAAAGATAAGGTAGCTTGGTACAGACAGAGTTTTGGAAAATTGCCTCAGTTATTTGCAAGACCATACAGTAGCAAATTGGGCTACACATTTGATGAGGCATTTAAAGATAGCCGCTTcagtattactgtaaatgaacATAAGTTTGATCTCTACATTATCAAAATGGTAGAAGATGATGGAGGAGATTATTTCTGTGGAGAATTGGAGGGAAATGCACTAAAGTTCACATCTGGAACACGTCTGCAATTTGAAG CTGAAGAGATGAAACTCTGTCCTACACCTGGAACGGTTAACAAGAACACAGATTCTGTTACACTCCAGGGTTCAGACAGCAGCGATGGAAAAGGTA ACAGTTGTACTGATCAGATGCATGTGCTGTTCTGGCTCTCCATTGTTAGAGTTGGAGTTCTTGCCTTCATGATTATTGTCTTTCCAATAATCCTCCTTGTTTTCAAATTAAgatcaaattaa